The Enterococcus sp. 7F3_DIV0205 genome has a window encoding:
- a CDS encoding SDR family NAD(P)-dependent oxidoreductase, protein MSKSIIIVGAGPGVGFETAKKYGSQGYKVGLINILEPVLIELKDELEQDGITVYYETADASNTAELNQAIDRLVTQLGGLTTYFYNVPGPLGKSYMPLSEAPESLFSLFLQLRVTSVLTSVQHVLPYLEESHGSVLISSGQSDRIAYPYTGIMGTAQAALKMLMTHLSQELKEKDIFVGYFPLDNPPVITDEKKEAKREDLPGGFELTKEMRITAKDVAEVIFKEDVLRENFDVRVQKA, encoded by the coding sequence ATGAGTAAATCAATTATTATCGTAGGTGCAGGTCCAGGAGTTGGCTTTGAAACAGCAAAAAAATATGGTTCTCAGGGTTATAAAGTCGGATTGATCAATATTTTGGAACCCGTTTTAATTGAGTTGAAAGATGAACTAGAACAAGATGGTATTACTGTTTATTATGAAACTGCTGATGCAAGCAACACAGCAGAATTAAATCAAGCAATCGATCGTCTAGTTACACAGCTCGGCGGTTTAACTACTTATTTCTATAATGTTCCCGGACCTTTAGGAAAATCCTACATGCCATTGAGCGAAGCACCTGAATCATTATTCTCTTTATTTTTACAACTAAGAGTCACTTCTGTCTTAACTTCTGTTCAACATGTATTGCCTTATTTAGAAGAAAGTCATGGCTCTGTGTTGATCTCTAGTGGGCAATCAGACCGAATTGCTTATCCTTATACCGGCATCATGGGAACAGCTCAAGCTGCATTGAAAATGTTGATGACCCATCTAAGTCAAGAGCTAAAAGAAAAAGATATTTTTGTTGGTTACTTCCCATTAGATAATCCACCTGTGATCACTGATGAGAAAAAAGAAGCAAAGCGTGAAGACTTACCTGGTGGTTTTGAATTGACTAAAGAAATGAGAATCACAGCTAAAGACGTGGCGGAAGTTATTTTCAAAGAAGATGTACTTAGAGAAAATTTTGATGTTCGCGTCCAAAAAGCTTAA
- a CDS encoding replication initiation protein — MHDYVKYKNELNTVSLGTFNANEFNLFFSLLSRTKEEQHEQIYLKWDDLKHLAHYTSTSNTRFLKDLNNMYQKLTKTNYLHMYTDDDQVGLERFMIFEDFTFLEKEKAIQACFNPKFTCLLNQVHANATCFSLEEFISVKKKYAKNLYRLLKQAEKKGYWEVSFENLTFLLGVPENYQVGQIDQKILKPSIEELSKYFRHLEVEKKYSKTQGNKVRGYIFKFDKSRP, encoded by the coding sequence ATGCATGACTATGTAAAGTATAAAAATGAGTTGAATACGGTCTCACTAGGGACCTTCAATGCGAATGAATTCAACTTGTTTTTTTCTCTATTAAGTAGAACAAAAGAAGAGCAACACGAACAAATTTATTTGAAATGGGATGATTTAAAACATTTGGCCCACTATACCTCAACCTCTAACACGAGGTTCTTAAAGGATTTAAATAATATGTATCAAAAACTGACGAAGACCAATTATCTGCATATGTATACGGACGATGACCAGGTTGGTTTAGAACGTTTTATGATTTTTGAAGATTTTACATTTCTTGAAAAAGAGAAAGCAATCCAAGCCTGTTTTAATCCCAAATTCACATGCCTGTTAAATCAAGTACATGCCAATGCTACTTGTTTTTCTTTAGAAGAATTTATTTCGGTGAAAAAGAAATATGCAAAAAATCTATATCGTTTGTTAAAACAGGCTGAAAAAAAAGGGTACTGGGAAGTGTCGTTTGAGAATTTGACCTTTTTACTCGGGGTTCCTGAGAATTACCAAGTTGGACAAATCGATCAAAAGATTTTAAAGCCATCGATTGAGGAGTTAAGTAAGTATTTTAGGCATTTAGAAGTGGAAAAAAAATATAGTAAGACACAAGGGAATAAAGTTCGAGGGTATATTTTTAAATTTGATAAGAGTAGACCATAA
- a CDS encoding DUF4179 domain-containing protein: MMKDFEEELNKTMQENQVLSQEARQAFDTAYQKISQEKKRVHPKKKKILPFVVLAAILLLGLSLAFTPIGKAVTNFLHLGQFTSKTLQDKGFVTQQSTKALNEDIEIKLNEVYADQNEIGLHFTIEVPKKSKFTDKTLDNYGINFALKNGDGRYLVDLKSGLSESHENLNLFHSIVSDSHFDHSTNQLELTYRLRASDGNVPALENAVIVINRLTAMYPMDDSPGRKEGKIFEELQGMWELPIDTSKIKSFDAFDFAPTDPSWSEIVSGLVYPNSFVLTTSDKRFNELVDIDDIWLQATINGQEERYLLREISTDEKGGKQYYQVIFDYPGYDQADLLLLHYGNTEVEFKRQ; encoded by the coding sequence ATGATGAAAGATTTTGAAGAAGAGTTGAACAAGACCATGCAAGAAAATCAAGTACTCTCTCAAGAAGCTCGTCAAGCATTTGATACAGCATACCAAAAAATTTCTCAAGAAAAGAAACGAGTGCATCCTAAAAAGAAAAAAATTCTACCATTCGTTGTACTTGCGGCAATCCTATTACTAGGACTTTCGTTAGCTTTTACGCCGATTGGTAAAGCCGTGACCAATTTCTTACATCTCGGGCAGTTCACCTCTAAGACCCTTCAAGATAAAGGATTCGTCACACAACAAAGTACAAAAGCATTAAATGAAGATATTGAAATCAAGTTAAATGAAGTCTATGCAGATCAAAATGAAATAGGCCTGCATTTTACGATCGAAGTTCCGAAAAAGTCAAAATTCACTGATAAAACGCTCGATAATTATGGGATCAACTTTGCGCTTAAAAATGGTGATGGTCGTTATCTGGTTGATTTGAAAAGTGGTTTGTCAGAATCACATGAGAATTTGAATCTATTTCATTCAATTGTATCTGATTCTCATTTTGACCACAGTACAAATCAGCTAGAATTAACTTATCGACTTCGCGCAAGTGACGGAAATGTACCAGCATTGGAGAATGCAGTAATCGTCATTAATCGTTTAACTGCGATGTATCCTATGGATGATAGCCCAGGAAGAAAAGAAGGAAAAATATTCGAAGAGCTTCAAGGTATGTGGGAATTGCCGATTGATACGTCAAAAATCAAATCATTTGATGCATTTGACTTTGCTCCGACCGATCCTTCATGGTCAGAAATAGTGTCGGGTCTAGTGTATCCAAATTCGTTTGTGCTGACAACAAGTGATAAGAGGTTTAATGAATTAGTCGATATAGATGATATCTGGCTGCAAGCTACAATCAATGGACAAGAAGAGCGTTATTTGCTAAGAGAAATTAGCACTGATGAAAAAGGTGGAAAACAGTATTATCAGGTGATTTTTGATTACCCAGGATATGATCAAGCAGATTTGTTGCTACTTCATTATGGGAATACTGAGGTCGAATTTAAGCGTCAGTAG
- a CDS encoding cache domain-containing sensor histidine kinase has protein sequence MSKLKWRSLSVQISHYFFLTTLILLVYYGVSTTYNTSAIMLKKAQEDTINTIERSGDYVNDYIKRLKQVATAIAISSDVKEFMAADNPESRAQALNVLTNMLATDDSLISAILLTKDGRFVSNEGSVEVLKSKKNLEEEWRKQGINIDGMTIVTSARKQTVKGSEEEWIISITKEIVTDEDQKIGVIRLDIDSKGIENYLRQLNIGQKGYVFMINDREELVYHQNDTVFSEQKRQTQVQLDSRRKTGYDEKAQQLVYHQLIVEAGWRLIGVASLEELTMISSNMWWKMTMVGVLMFLVIFIGSVFVIRGLTKPMRTLEHSMKHVVSGLSDAQVVESGPDEIRSLARSFNLMLMQMEQLVLEVKAKEQAIHKYEIQTLASQINPHFLYNTLDTIIWMAEFNDTKKVVETTKSLANFFRLSLNQGNEMILLKNEIEHVRQYLFIQQQRYGEQLTYEIIEDPRLSDYQLPKLVIQPIVENAIYHGIKEINRPGLITIRTRADHASFYIEICDNGKGYRLDQEHEHACTKLGGIGLSNIDERLSLQYGSDYEMKIRTEPNQYTHVLLKLPRY, from the coding sequence TTGAGTAAACTCAAGTGGCGTTCACTGTCTGTCCAAATCAGCCATTATTTTTTCCTAACGACGCTTATTCTATTAGTTTATTACGGCGTTTCAACGACGTATAATACGTCTGCGATCATGTTAAAGAAGGCGCAAGAAGATACGATAAATACAATTGAGCGCAGTGGTGATTATGTCAATGACTATATCAAACGTTTGAAGCAGGTCGCAACAGCCATTGCCATTAGTTCAGATGTTAAAGAATTTATGGCGGCAGATAATCCAGAAAGCCGTGCTCAAGCATTGAACGTACTGACCAACATGCTTGCGACAGATGATTCTTTGATCTCAGCTATTTTATTAACAAAAGATGGTCGTTTTGTATCTAATGAAGGGTCTGTTGAAGTGTTAAAGTCAAAAAAAAATTTAGAGGAAGAATGGCGTAAACAAGGAATTAACATAGATGGTATGACAATCGTAACTTCTGCTAGGAAACAGACAGTAAAGGGCAGTGAAGAAGAGTGGATAATTTCTATTACTAAAGAAATCGTCACTGACGAGGATCAGAAAATTGGTGTGATTCGGTTGGATATTGATTCTAAAGGGATAGAAAATTATTTAAGACAGTTAAATATTGGACAAAAAGGGTATGTTTTTATGATTAATGATCGTGAAGAACTCGTTTATCATCAGAATGATACTGTTTTTTCAGAGCAAAAGCGCCAAACTCAGGTTCAACTTGATAGTAGACGTAAAACAGGGTATGACGAGAAGGCACAACAACTTGTTTATCATCAATTAATTGTGGAAGCGGGATGGCGGTTAATAGGAGTTGCTTCTTTAGAAGAGTTGACTATGATTTCAAGTAATATGTGGTGGAAGATGACAATGGTTGGAGTGCTAATGTTTTTAGTTATTTTTATAGGGAGTGTATTTGTTATTAGAGGACTAACTAAACCGATGCGAACCCTTGAACATTCAATGAAACATGTTGTATCAGGTTTATCAGATGCACAAGTTGTAGAATCAGGTCCTGATGAAATTCGGAGTCTTGCCCGCAGTTTCAATCTCATGTTGATGCAGATGGAGCAGTTAGTATTAGAAGTAAAAGCCAAAGAACAGGCAATTCACAAGTATGAAATACAAACACTGGCTAGCCAAATCAATCCTCATTTTCTATATAACACGTTAGATACGATTATTTGGATGGCAGAGTTCAATGATACCAAAAAAGTAGTTGAAACAACTAAATCATTAGCTAATTTTTTCAGATTGTCGCTGAACCAGGGGAATGAAATGATTCTTCTGAAAAATGAAATAGAACATGTACGTCAATATCTATTTATTCAGCAACAACGTTATGGTGAGCAATTGACATATGAAATAATCGAAGATCCACGTTTATCTGATTATCAATTACCAAAACTTGTGATACAGCCGATTGTTGAAAATGCAATTTACCATGGAATCAAGGAAATCAATAGACCTGGGCTGATTACTATTCGTACAAGAGCAGATCATGCTAGTTTTTATATCGAAATTTGCGACAATGGTAAGGGGTATCGTTTAGATCAAGAGCATGAACATGCTTGTACTAAACTTGGAGGTATTGGTCTGAGTAACATTGATGAGCGGCTTAGCTTACAATATGGATCTGACTATGAAATGAAAATCCGTACTGAACCAAATCAGTATACACATGTCTTGTTGAAGTTACCACGTTATTAA
- a CDS encoding leucine-rich repeat domain-containing protein: MRKKKELKVLISIMMMLVLSVGGLSKGELARAQESIEATAQVGQVDINSASIEDLQKISGIGAVLAQRIVASRPYASLDELSKVKGIGAATLKKIKDQGLAYADADPVLGTISEVFPEKNLASEIAVILDKEVTSQVTTDELSGIKKLNYLINITDFEGIQYLTNLQYLSIDVEEVKDFSKITSLKNLETLYLSISKLESLAGVENFTNLKKLHLRSTGNLKDISEVYQLQTLEDFTYRGSAQKGDTLNLEGAERLTKLKKFELYSSEVSDLQPIFSLSNIEKMIIDNIWQKGDVPLKFKGIGQLKKLKELFINGPSNISDISPLGELSSLETLGLYGIKNSNILGYSELGKMGQLKKLRLSGNEMSDISWIASIKQLEDLSISENKLTDISPISNLKQLKELDLQGDFTDISPLSNLEQLTDLRIWGHKVKEVNSLSALKQLTKLTIQGNELTKINRLSELKQLKELRLGSYKLTDISGFENLTSLEILDIQGTSIKDFSSVSKLTQLIDLNLRTNRITNLEFLVPLKKLTKLSLVGNEITDISSLATLSNLKQLFLGINEIVELDSLKSLENLEILGLGNNKVTNTSALKLLKNLKYLTLDYNQIADISGVATLSNLTHLSIISNQVVDITELSSLSNLSSLSLSRNQITDISPLKTLVNLSSLNLDSNQIVDVSPLNELTNLELLRLRSNQIVDIEPLKTLKKMFNLSLDRNPIADYSPLDELPFLHKKGLP; the protein is encoded by the coding sequence TTGAGAAAGAAAAAAGAATTAAAAGTATTGATTTCCATTATGATGATGCTTGTATTATCGGTTGGTGGATTATCAAAAGGTGAGCTTGCTCGAGCACAAGAAAGTATTGAAGCAACGGCACAAGTCGGGCAAGTTGATATTAACAGTGCAAGTATAGAAGACTTGCAGAAAATTTCAGGAATCGGAGCAGTACTTGCGCAGAGAATTGTTGCTTCAAGACCGTATGCGTCACTGGACGAATTGAGTAAGGTTAAGGGAATTGGAGCTGCTACGCTAAAAAAGATTAAAGATCAGGGATTAGCGTATGCAGATGCCGATCCTGTGTTGGGAACAATTTCTGAGGTTTTTCCAGAAAAAAACTTAGCTTCAGAAATTGCTGTCATTTTAGATAAAGAGGTTACTTCTCAAGTAACAACAGATGAGTTAAGTGGTATCAAAAAATTGAATTACTTAATTAACATTACTGATTTTGAAGGGATACAATATTTAACAAACCTTCAATATCTAAGTATTGACGTGGAAGAGGTGAAGGATTTTTCCAAAATAACTTCCTTAAAAAATCTTGAGACATTATATCTTTCTATTTCCAAATTAGAAAGTTTAGCAGGAGTAGAAAATTTTACGAATCTAAAAAAACTACACTTGAGGTCTACAGGAAATTTGAAAGATATTAGTGAAGTATATCAATTGCAAACTTTAGAAGATTTTACTTATAGAGGAAGTGCCCAAAAAGGAGATACGCTTAATCTTGAAGGAGCTGAGCGTTTAACAAAATTAAAGAAGTTTGAACTATACAGTAGTGAAGTAAGTGACTTACAGCCAATTTTTAGCCTTTCTAATATAGAAAAAATGATAATAGATAATATCTGGCAAAAAGGGGATGTTCCATTAAAATTTAAAGGAATTGGTCAATTAAAAAAACTGAAAGAATTATTTATTAACGGTCCATCTAACATCAGTGACATTAGTCCTCTAGGAGAATTGAGTTCTTTAGAAACATTGGGATTATATGGGATTAAGAATTCTAATATATTAGGTTATTCAGAGTTAGGAAAGATGGGACAACTGAAAAAACTTAGATTATCTGGGAATGAGATGTCAGACATTAGTTGGATAGCTTCTATTAAACAGTTGGAAGATCTTAGTATTTCTGAAAATAAACTTACAGATATCTCGCCAATTTCAAACTTAAAACAGTTGAAAGAATTAGATTTACAAGGTGATTTTACAGATATTTCTCCATTATCTAACTTAGAACAACTAACCGATTTAAGGATATGGGGACACAAAGTCAAAGAAGTAAATTCACTTTCTGCACTAAAGCAACTAACAAAACTTACCATTCAAGGAAATGAACTTACAAAAATAAATAGACTTTCTGAATTGAAACAATTAAAAGAGCTTCGTCTAGGAAGTTATAAACTTACAGATATATCAGGTTTTGAAAATTTAACAAGTCTTGAAATTTTAGATATTCAGGGAACTAGTATTAAAGATTTTTCAAGTGTTAGTAAACTGACCCAATTAATAGATTTAAATCTAAGAACAAACCGAATCACTAACCTTGAATTTTTAGTACCATTAAAGAAATTAACTAAATTATCATTAGTTGGCAACGAAATTACAGATATTTCATCATTGGCAACTTTATCGAACTTAAAACAGTTATTTCTTGGCATAAATGAGATAGTCGAACTTGACTCTTTGAAATCTTTGGAAAATTTAGAAATTCTGGGACTTGGAAACAATAAAGTAACAAATACCTCAGCATTGAAACTCCTAAAAAATCTAAAATATTTGACTCTCGATTACAATCAAATCGCTGATATCTCAGGGGTCGCTACATTAAGTAATCTTACTCATTTGTCTATAATTTCCAATCAGGTTGTTGATATTACAGAGCTCTCTTCACTGAGTAATTTAAGTAGTTTGTCTTTATCAAGAAATCAAATCACTGATATCTCTCCATTGAAAACTTTGGTTAATTTGAGCAGTCTAAACTTGGATTCTAATCAGATCGTAGATGTCTCACCATTGAATGAATTAACAAATCTTGAGCTACTAAGATTAAGATCAAATCAAATTGTAGATATTGAGCCTTTGAAAACCTTGAAAAAAATGTTTAATTTGTCTCTTGATAGGAATCCGATTGCTGACTATTCACCTCTAGATGAATTACCATTTCTTCATAAAAAAGGATTACCTTAA
- a CDS encoding collagen binding domain-containing protein produces the protein MLKKLSWCLVMVVGFLGLVGFGEHSLAAELSKAGFIDTIQFDKTELMDGELTSIHVTFSEKAGAKLKAGDVLTLSLPKELEGLTDSNDTPREIYLNGLGIVRVYKDKVICTFNEKVSQLERVRGEFTFGVRVTNVEENTVKEVPVNLGTSISIKNIVVKGHSGGGVEGEKPFFYKTGDLLGKSGQIRWFLNANLTKSDLAKDIVLTDKSGGGQVLNQDSFVFTVDNYLGRSALSLEEFINQGYGTVEFGADNAFVIRLYREKARLASFTIMYTATITEAGKKQPNFTNDCQVDYQVLYQKPIYEIAAHKVKNIFLDGNAIGDENQPIKEAIVEEENIEDESSELEEIAPLDPTEQAKKEQEEELNVAQEERPEIHIGEQVEVIEDESGEMGEITPLDPTEEAKETQEEELNQAKEEQPEIHIDEQVEVIEDESGEVGEIIPLDPAEQAKETQEEELNQAKEEQPEIHVGEQVEVIEDESGELEEITPLIPEEQAKETQEEELNKAKEEQPEIRINDPKETSEDKSSKQEEINPSGHAEGELIPVKEEKVKPKADKVLLNASKNQSKGQLPKAGSKDSYAVMIAGLIVIMMAVGAYVLIRKKVTK, from the coding sequence ATGTTAAAAAAATTATCATGGTGTCTAGTAATGGTTGTAGGTTTCTTAGGATTAGTTGGGTTTGGAGAACATTCGTTAGCTGCCGAACTAAGCAAGGCAGGATTTATTGATACAATTCAATTTGATAAGACAGAATTGATGGATGGGGAATTGACATCTATCCATGTAACATTTAGCGAAAAAGCAGGTGCAAAGCTTAAAGCAGGTGATGTTTTGACGTTGTCTTTACCAAAAGAATTAGAGGGATTGACAGATTCTAATGATACACCACGTGAAATATATTTAAACGGATTAGGAATAGTTCGAGTATATAAAGATAAAGTTATTTGTACATTTAATGAAAAAGTGAGTCAATTAGAGCGCGTTCGCGGAGAATTCACATTTGGCGTTCGTGTGACAAATGTTGAGGAAAATACAGTAAAAGAAGTACCCGTAAATTTAGGAACGTCAATCAGTATAAAAAATATTGTTGTTAAAGGACACTCTGGTGGTGGCGTCGAAGGGGAAAAACCGTTCTTTTATAAAACGGGTGATTTACTGGGGAAATCAGGCCAAATTCGTTGGTTTTTAAATGCAAATTTAACGAAGAGCGATCTAGCTAAAGATATCGTTTTAACAGACAAATCTGGTGGCGGTCAAGTATTAAATCAAGATAGTTTTGTATTTACGGTGGATAATTATTTAGGTCGATCAGCACTAAGTTTGGAAGAATTTATAAATCAAGGATACGGGACAGTGGAGTTTGGAGCAGATAATGCTTTTGTCATTCGTTTGTATCGTGAAAAAGCACGTTTGGCTTCATTTACAATTATGTATACAGCAACAATAACAGAAGCTGGGAAAAAGCAACCAAACTTTACGAATGATTGCCAAGTTGATTATCAAGTGTTATACCAAAAACCAATCTACGAAATCGCTGCTCATAAAGTGAAAAATATCTTTTTAGACGGTAATGCAATTGGTGATGAAAATCAACCTATTAAAGAAGCAATCGTAGAGGAAGAAAATATTGAAGATGAGTCAAGTGAACTAGAAGAAATTGCGCCGCTAGATCCAACGGAGCAAGCAAAGAAAGAACAAGAAGAAGAACTAAATGTTGCACAAGAAGAACGTCCAGAAATCCACATTGGCGAGCAAGTTGAAGTGATTGAAGACGAATCAGGAGAAATGGGAGAAATTACACCATTAGATCCAACAGAAGAAGCGAAAGAAACACAAGAAGAAGAGCTAAACCAAGCTAAAGAAGAACAACCAGAAATCCACATCGACGAGCAAGTTGAAGTGATTGAAGACGAATCAGGAGAAGTGGGAGAAATTATACCGCTAGATCCAGCAGAACAAGCGAAAGAAACACAAGAAGAAGAGCTAAACCAAGCTAAAGAAGAACAACCAGAAATCCACGTTGGTGAGCAAGTCGAAGTGATTGAAGATGAATCAGGAGAACTAGAGGAAATTACACCACTAATCCCAGAAGAACAAGCGAAAGAAACGCAAGAAGAAGAACTAAATAAAGCCAAAGAAGAACAACCAGAAATACGCATCAATGACCCTAAGGAAACGAGTGAAGATAAATCAAGCAAACAAGAAGAAATCAACCCTAGCGGACATGCAGAAGGTGAACTAATACCAGTTAAAGAAGAAAAAGTAAAACCAAAAGCTGATAAAGTCCTGTTGAATGCTTCTAAAAATCAATCAAAAGGACAATTACCTAAAGCTGGCAGTAAAGATAGCTATGCCGTAATGATTGCTGGGTTGATAGTAATCATGATGGCAGTTGGTGCTTATGTACTAATTCGTAAAAAAGTAACTAAATAA
- a CDS encoding response regulator transcription factor: MYKLLVIEDEPLVRKGIVTLIDFKGLEIDQIFEAGDGKKALEIVKKESPHIILTDINLPYLDGLTFAKKVKLFLPKTVIIFLTGYDYFDYAVTAIKLGADDYILKPVTRQEIEGLLIRSINKIKSDQLCQQLSDVRVTKEGARKDSTLADTVKQIIEEQLSNPLLSLTWLANKLGYNASYLSSVIKKTLGTTFQDYVSKKRIEQAKVLLLATPLKNYEIAVKVGFEDVNYFSLRFKQVTGVSPRQYKKEAVQR; this comes from the coding sequence ATGTATAAACTTTTGGTTATAGAGGATGAACCTTTGGTACGTAAAGGGATTGTAACGTTGATTGATTTTAAAGGGTTGGAAATCGATCAAATATTTGAAGCGGGTGATGGGAAAAAGGCTCTTGAGATTGTCAAAAAAGAAAGCCCTCACATTATTTTGACAGACATCAATTTACCTTATTTGGATGGCTTAACTTTTGCTAAGAAGGTCAAATTATTTTTGCCGAAAACGGTAATCATATTTTTAACAGGATATGATTATTTTGACTATGCTGTGACTGCTATAAAATTAGGGGCAGATGATTATATTTTAAAACCAGTAACAAGACAAGAAATCGAAGGGTTATTGATTCGATCGATCAACAAGATAAAGTCAGATCAATTGTGTCAACAACTGAGCGATGTACGTGTGACTAAAGAGGGTGCTAGGAAAGATAGTACGTTAGCAGATACAGTGAAACAAATCATTGAAGAGCAACTAAGTAACCCCTTATTATCATTAACATGGTTGGCAAATAAGTTGGGCTATAATGCGAGTTATTTGAGCAGTGTGATCAAGAAAACACTAGGCACAACATTTCAAGATTATGTCAGTAAAAAGCGAATCGAACAAGCGAAAGTATTGTTACTTGCAACACCACTCAAAAACTATGAAATTGCTGTAAAAGTTGGATTTGAAGATGTTAATTATTTTTCTTTACGTTTCAAACAAGTGACAGGGGTATCGCCGAGGCAATATAAAAAAGAGGCGGTACAACGATGA
- a CDS encoding linear amide C-N hydrolase, which translates to MCTSVTMMTKDQHVLLARTMDFAVVLEAEPTFIPRNKFIFVNDESYDRKNDYAFVGMARQVDKEHFVFADGLNEKGLSCAALYFSGYADYNSQDTSKKYTLAPHDVVPFLLSTCSTIEEVTRTMENAQVEDTALDFLGIVLPLHWVITDKTGKSIVIEYTEQTLHIHENTIGVMTNSPDYKWHTTNLRNYIGLQPEQKTEVHLKDMVMKPFGEGTGAFGLPGDFTPPSRFVRAVFLKACLQDVQTELDGVTSMFHVLANVDIPKGVVKTTQAYDYTQYTSVMVNSSLNYYYKTYNNQRIRCIQLENEDFDATSGKIWSNGDSEDILYRNSKK; encoded by the coding sequence ATGTGCACAAGTGTTACGATGATGACGAAAGATCAACATGTTTTATTAGCAAGAACAATGGATTTTGCGGTTGTTCTTGAGGCCGAACCAACGTTTATTCCGCGGAATAAATTTATATTCGTTAACGATGAAAGCTATGATCGCAAAAACGACTATGCTTTTGTAGGAATGGCGCGACAAGTAGATAAAGAACACTTTGTTTTTGCTGATGGTTTAAATGAAAAAGGCCTTTCCTGCGCAGCCCTCTATTTTTCAGGTTATGCTGATTATAATAGTCAAGATACTTCAAAAAAATATACTTTAGCACCACACGATGTTGTGCCGTTTTTACTTTCTACTTGTTCCACTATCGAAGAAGTAACACGTACGATGGAAAATGCCCAAGTTGAAGACACAGCCTTAGATTTTCTAGGAATCGTCTTACCTCTTCATTGGGTCATCACGGATAAAACAGGGAAAAGTATTGTCATTGAATATACAGAACAAACATTACACATCCACGAAAATACGATCGGCGTTATGACCAATAGTCCTGATTACAAATGGCATACAACAAATTTAAGAAATTATATTGGGCTTCAACCTGAACAAAAAACAGAAGTTCATTTAAAAGATATGGTCATGAAACCGTTCGGTGAAGGAACGGGTGCCTTTGGTCTGCCTGGTGATTTTACTCCGCCATCAAGATTTGTCAGAGCGGTCTTCTTAAAAGCTTGCTTACAGGATGTCCAAACAGAATTAGATGGCGTTACCTCTATGTTTCATGTGCTTGCTAATGTTGATATCCCTAAAGGTGTTGTAAAAACAACGCAAGCTTATGACTATACGCAATATACTTCTGTTATGGTCAATAGCTCATTGAATTATTATTACAAAACATACAATAATCAACGGATTCGCTGTATTCAATTAGAAAACGAAGACTTTGACGCTACTTCTGGGAAAATTTGGTCTAATGGTGATTCGGAAGATATTTTATATCGAAATAGCAAAAAATAA
- a CDS encoding sigma-70 family RNA polymerase sigma factor produces MANDVFLVKKAQKGNQEAFIQLIQGYEIVLYNMARRFLSNEQDIADVLQETVITAYQKIDQLKNPKYFNTWICRIMINQCKKLLNLEPSFDIEDYPFLVDNQETEHLGMNDLLSGLKPIYRIPLVLYYYNGFSVKEISEILTEPTGTIKSRLARGRALLQKDYIGSEGGIV; encoded by the coding sequence TTGGCAAATGATGTGTTTTTAGTTAAAAAAGCTCAAAAGGGGAATCAAGAGGCATTCATTCAATTGATTCAAGGGTATGAAATTGTACTTTATAATATGGCTAGGCGGTTTTTATCGAATGAACAAGATATAGCAGATGTACTGCAAGAAACAGTGATCACTGCGTACCAAAAAATAGATCAACTTAAAAATCCAAAATATTTTAATACGTGGATCTGTCGAATAATGATCAATCAATGTAAGAAGTTATTGAACTTGGAGCCTTCTTTTGATATAGAGGATTATCCGTTTTTAGTTGATAATCAAGAGACAGAGCATTTAGGAATGAATGACTTACTGAGTGGACTCAAACCAATTTATCGGATTCCTCTTGTCTTGTATTATTACAATGGTTTTTCAGTAAAGGAAATCAGTGAGATTTTAACTGAACCCACTGGAACGATCAAATCTCGTTTAGCCCGAGGGCGCGCATTATTGCAAAAAGATTATATCGGATCTGAAGGAGGAATAGTATGA